The genomic interval GCCGAGCAACGCCAGCTgcaaggtcatccatcttGAGGTCAGGGTGTTGCTTCCCGAGGACGGCCATGATGCAACGATAGGAATGCCGGagtccctggtcgtactggttgtcggcctccctctccaagttctcGACCTGAGCTCGGTGGGAGTCACGGAGAGACTCGAGCTGAGCCTCATACATAGCCTTCTGCCTTTGCAGATCCTCCTTGACCTTGGTAAACTCCTCCTCGAGGgtaatggcttttgcttgagcaagtGATTCTTGCTCTATCAGCTTCAGATTCTCGAGATTCAGCTCCCCTGCTTTCTTCTCGGCAACGTCAGCTCTGTTCGTCGCCGATTGGATatcctccttcatcttccggTCGTAGCGGCCAACCTTAGCCTTGTAATAGGTGGTCATGCAGCTGAGGTGGAAAGCGCTATGCTGCATGGCCCCCACCAGCTCACCCAAGGTGCGGCCGTCAAAGGCCTCCAGGTCCCTCTTGCTCACGGATTTAGTTAACTCATTGAGGTAAGGGACCAGATGTTCTGCTCGGCTGTCCGGTAAGCGAGGTCGAGGCCCGACAGGAGGAGAAGAGGTAGCAGGATCTGTGGCTACTCCACTAGCTTCCCCGACTTCTACAGGAGCCGGAGGTAAAATCTTCAAGGGTGGGGCCTGCTGCACGATGTGGGCCCGCTTCGCGGTAGGGGCATCCTTACTCTCGTCCCTCTTCGTGGTCGGAGGTCGAGAACGTTTTCGGGTCAGAGCCCCAATCACAGCGTCCTCCATCCTATGGCCAGGAAGTATCAAGCGAGACTCGAGCAAGTTGTATGTGGATATCAGTTCCCGGCTCGAGCAGGAATTGACTAGCACAGCCTCAACCCGTTTGAGCGGGCCGGGTCGGAGTGGGAAATGAACGCCCCAAGAAACTACAACATAAACAGACACTTGGTTAGAAACAAGAACAATTATGGATACAAGGCATCTGGAgcgagcaggcaacctgggaccGTGAAACGGGGTGGGACCCGATAATCCTTCCCGTCCATTTGTGCGACCTGACCCCAAggacccccagcaaaaaagaactttctcttccaattcccaccaccaccagtagGGAGGTCGGTTATAGGTTTCCTGCTCTTGGTGCTAGATTGGAAGTAGTACCAGCCGGCATCTTTGGGGCTGCTCTTTAGCTGGTACATgtgcttcacctcatcaaccgtgggctcgctttggcaacatctgtcccacaatatgaacagaccagagagcACTCTCCACCCGTTGGGATTCAGCTGACCAGGAGCTAGATTTAGCCCGTTAAGTATCCGGGCAAAGTAAGGTTGCAAGGGACACCTCAGCCCGTACTTAAAGCTGTCCAGATACAGGGTAACATATCCCCTAGGAGGCCGGCTGGGAGCATCCTTCTTTCCCGGGACCTTGAGAGGTATCTCGCCAGGAATGCTATACCTCAGCCGGAGGTCCTCGAGCTCATCAAACGTGGTCGTGCACGTCATGTAATCAATAGCATAATCCCGCGATAGGGCTCTACCTCCTATTGTACTCCTCCCCTCTGGTCGCGGCGCCCCCGATGGGGACGCCTCACCAGAATCATCTCCTCGACCCTCACTCAAAGTATCCTCGGAGTCAGAAGATCCATCCTCACCATTACTCCCGCTTGTAGAGGTCGTTTGGGGAGACATGCTCCTAGCACTAGTCCTGACACTAGACCTAACAGGCTCTAAGGGGACCTCGGGGTCAAAGGCGGGATTGGTGAGCAGACTAGGCAGGAA from Citrus sinensis cultivar Valencia sweet orange chromosome 9, DVS_A1.0, whole genome shotgun sequence carries:
- the LOC127899954 gene encoding uncharacterized protein LOC127899954, whose amino-acid sequence is MSKGKEKVVEVDDDELDFLPSLLTNPAFDPEVPLEPVRSSVRTSARSMSPQTTSTSGSNGEDGSSDSEDTLSEGRGDDSGEASPSGAPRPEGRSTIGGRALSRDYAIDYMTCTTTFDELEDLRLRYSIPGEIPLKVPGKKDAPSRPPRGYVTLYLDSFKYGLRCPLQPYFARILNGLNLAPGQLNPNGWRVLSVSWGVHFPLRPGPLKRVEAVLVNSCSSRELISTYNLLESRLILPGHRMEDAVIGALTRKRSRPPTTKRDESKDAPTAKRAHIVQQAPPLKILPPAPVEVGEASGVATDPATSSPPVGPRPRLPDSRAEHLVPYLNELTKSVSKRDLEAFDGRTLGELVGAMQHSAFHLSCMTTYYKAKVGRYDRKMKEDIQSATNRADVAEKKAGELNLENLKLIEQESLAQAKAITLEEEFTKVKEDLQRQKAMYEAQLESLRDSHRAQVENLEREADNQYDQGLRHSYRCIMAVLGKQHPDLKMDDLAAGVARHMDEEAAKEDAEGVEPIVIEEENSPPRGVPAEVGEASTPPDATGDTPPAPEEVQPTDAARLTDPPSF